Proteins from a single region of Candidatus Dependentiae bacterium:
- the mnmG gene encoding tRNA uridine-5-carboxymethylaminomethyl(34) synthesis enzyme MnmG: MEKTFDVIVIGGGHAGVEAAHAAAQMGSKTLLLTLHLDKIASMPCNPSIGGLGKGHIVYEVSALGGLMPRLCSTTYLQARMLNTRKGPAVQGLRLQIDKYAYSKLAAQELLKLPNLTILPHMAAEILTTGELGKRQITGVRTADGLEFTAPCVVVTTGTFMSGLVHVGRTRYRAGRRGEEASYGLSNSIAHAMGVPVGRLKTGTPPRLLRSSIDFSQLEQQENEPLDYLYEFDELEVKEQIPCFIAQTNPHTHETIGKNLHLSALYSGNIKGTGPRYCPSIEDKVGRYPDRTGHHVFIEPEGADIDEVYPAGLSTSLPLDVQYQYIRSMKGLENAVISKCGYAIEYDFIQPNNLKHTLETKTVRGLFLAGQLNGTTGYEEAAGQGIVAGINAHLQQAGKEPFILKRTESYIGIMIDDLIMLGADEPYRMFTSRAERRLLLRQDNVFLRLMPYGRSLGLISDELYEKFLNEKSFIEKSIQLIRNAGNLSKIFKLFNSIEFNPEVRAECKEQLFTLLAEKNISTVGFSSRALLAIHADIKYTGYIDKELQEVEKAERYRCLELPETLDYTSMSGLTKELQQKLIYHKPKTIAQAQLIQGMTPAAISILIFKTRQL, translated from the coding sequence ATGGAAAAAACCTTTGATGTGATCGTTATTGGCGGAGGACATGCCGGTGTAGAAGCTGCTCATGCCGCCGCACAAATGGGATCCAAAACACTCCTTCTCACACTCCACTTGGATAAAATAGCCTCCATGCCCTGCAACCCATCGATTGGTGGTCTTGGCAAGGGGCATATTGTCTATGAGGTAAGCGCTCTTGGTGGCCTTATGCCACGCTTATGCTCAACAACCTACCTTCAGGCCCGCATGCTCAATACGCGCAAAGGTCCTGCAGTACAAGGGTTACGCCTACAAATTGATAAATATGCTTACAGCAAGCTTGCTGCCCAAGAGCTTTTAAAACTCCCCAACTTAACTATTTTGCCGCACATGGCTGCTGAAATTTTAACCACCGGAGAGCTTGGCAAGCGCCAGATTACTGGAGTACGAACAGCCGATGGCCTAGAATTTACCGCCCCTTGCGTGGTGGTAACTACCGGAACCTTTATGAGCGGATTGGTCCACGTTGGCCGCACACGCTACCGCGCTGGTCGCCGTGGCGAAGAGGCTTCTTACGGACTTTCCAACTCTATTGCTCATGCAATGGGTGTACCTGTTGGCCGACTTAAAACAGGAACACCGCCTCGCCTCTTGCGGAGTAGTATCGATTTCAGTCAGCTAGAACAACAAGAAAATGAGCCTTTAGACTATTTATACGAATTTGATGAGCTTGAAGTCAAAGAACAAATTCCCTGTTTTATTGCACAAACTAACCCGCATACCCATGAAACCATTGGTAAAAATTTACACCTTTCTGCGCTTTATAGCGGTAATATCAAGGGGACCGGTCCCCGCTACTGCCCTTCTATTGAAGATAAAGTAGGCCGCTACCCTGACCGCACAGGCCATCACGTTTTTATTGAACCTGAAGGGGCTGATATTGACGAAGTCTACCCTGCAGGTCTTTCAACCTCGCTTCCGCTTGATGTGCAATATCAATACATTCGAAGCATGAAAGGCTTAGAAAATGCGGTCATTTCAAAGTGTGGATACGCTATTGAATATGACTTTATTCAGCCAAATAATTTAAAACATACACTTGAAACTAAAACAGTACGTGGCCTCTTTTTAGCCGGTCAACTCAATGGTACCACCGGATACGAAGAAGCAGCAGGACAAGGTATTGTTGCCGGCATTAATGCTCACTTACAGCAAGCAGGCAAAGAGCCGTTTATTTTAAAGCGAACCGAAAGCTATATCGGCATCATGATTGATGACCTGATTATGCTGGGCGCTGATGAGCCTTATCGCATGTTTACTTCTCGTGCAGAACGACGCCTGCTCTTACGACAAGATAATGTGTTTTTACGCTTAATGCCCTACGGCAGATCACTTGGACTCATTTCTGATGAATTATATGAAAAATTTTTGAACGAGAAATCGTTTATTGAAAAGAGCATTCAACTTATTCGTAATGCTGGAAATTTGAGCAAAATTTTTAAACTTTTTAACTCGATTGAATTCAACCCTGAAGTTCGAGCAGAATGTAAAGAACAGCTTTTTACTTTACTTGCTGAAAAAAACATCTCTACGGTTGGGTTTTCTAGCCGCGCTCTTCTAGCTATTCACGCAGATATCAAGTACACCGGCTACATAGACAAAGAACTTCAAGAAGTAGAAAAAGCTGAGCGCTATCGATGCCTTGAGCTTCCCGAGACACTTGATTACACCTCAATGTCGGGTCTCACTAAAGAACTTCAACAAAAACTTATCTACCATAAACCAAAGACTATTGCGCAGGCGCAGCTCATTCAAGGCATGACACCTGCGGCAATTTCGATTCTTATCTTTAAAACACGCCAACTATGA